In one Aeromicrobium erythreum genomic region, the following are encoded:
- a CDS encoding DNA polymerase III subunit gamma and tau, protein MDAPLALYRRYRPETFAEVIGQEHVTDPLRHALAANRVNHAYLFSGPRGCGKTTSARILARALNCEQAPVSDPCGECQSCRDLARGGPGSVDVIEIDAASHGGVDDARDLRERAFFAPISSRYKVYIIDEAHMVSPQGFNALLKLVEEPPPHLKFIFATTEPDKVIGTIRSRTHHYPFRLVPPKALGDYLNQLCEAEGVRLEPAALPLVVRAGAGSVRDTLSVLDQLLGGAGPEGVTYDLAVQLLGYTPDSLLDEAVGAFGASDGATVFGVVDKIIESGQDPRRFAEDLLQRLRDLVVLRAVPDALVTGLLDVPGDRAERLQGQATSFGPADLTRMADIVNAALTEFRGATAPRLLLELMCARILVPASDASGVVARVDRLEKRLSMGGVPADQVPVDTRPAPAPSVAAAAPAPQPSSPREAALRQAGAAASAPVAEPDDVPEPPDLPPWDVEEQVGRSAPPEDAAPAPSAPEPPTQPQPQQPQPHQPPSPQPQTQQPRHRPEPPAQQPAPAAPAAGGMGVADVRRLWPEVLEVIKGLRRFTWIMLSQNAQVQALDGQTLTIALVNAGARDSFVASGSAEYVQQALQQVIGVQWRIEAIVDPSVDPRAASTPQPSAPAAQQAAPAPSGQGRGVGAPEAVRQAMREPGSVAPPEDPDLAAHPDDPVVDQGADPEQLLSRELGARVIDEIDHG, encoded by the coding sequence GTGGATGCCCCTCTCGCCCTCTACCGCCGGTACCGTCCCGAGACGTTCGCCGAGGTGATCGGGCAGGAGCACGTCACCGACCCGCTCCGCCACGCGCTGGCCGCCAACCGGGTCAACCACGCCTACCTGTTCTCCGGCCCGCGCGGCTGCGGCAAGACCACCAGCGCGCGCATCCTGGCCCGCGCGCTGAACTGCGAGCAGGCGCCGGTCTCCGACCCGTGCGGGGAGTGCCAGAGCTGCCGCGACCTCGCGCGCGGCGGCCCGGGCAGCGTCGACGTCATCGAGATCGACGCCGCGAGCCACGGTGGCGTCGACGACGCCCGCGACCTGCGCGAGCGCGCGTTCTTCGCGCCGATCAGCAGCCGGTACAAGGTCTACATCATCGACGAGGCGCACATGGTGAGCCCGCAGGGCTTCAACGCGCTGCTCAAGCTCGTCGAGGAGCCGCCGCCGCACCTGAAGTTCATCTTCGCCACCACCGAGCCCGACAAGGTGATCGGCACCATCCGGTCCCGTACGCACCACTACCCGTTCCGGCTGGTCCCGCCGAAGGCGCTCGGCGACTACCTGAACCAGCTGTGCGAGGCCGAGGGCGTGCGCCTCGAGCCGGCCGCGCTCCCGCTCGTGGTCCGCGCTGGTGCCGGCTCGGTGCGCGACACCCTCAGCGTCCTCGACCAGCTGCTGGGCGGGGCCGGGCCGGAGGGCGTCACCTACGACCTCGCCGTGCAGCTGCTGGGGTACACCCCCGACTCGCTGCTCGACGAGGCCGTCGGGGCGTTCGGTGCGTCCGACGGCGCCACGGTGTTCGGCGTCGTCGACAAGATCATCGAGTCAGGGCAGGACCCGCGGCGCTTCGCCGAGGACCTGCTGCAGCGGCTGCGCGACCTCGTCGTGCTGCGGGCCGTGCCCGACGCGCTCGTCACCGGTCTGCTCGACGTGCCGGGCGACCGGGCCGAGCGGCTGCAGGGGCAGGCCACGTCGTTCGGCCCGGCCGACCTGACGCGTATGGCCGACATCGTCAACGCGGCGCTCACCGAGTTCCGCGGTGCCACGGCGCCGCGTCTGCTGCTCGAGCTCATGTGCGCGCGCATCCTGGTGCCGGCCTCCGACGCGTCGGGCGTGGTCGCCCGGGTCGACCGGCTCGAGAAGCGGCTCTCCATGGGTGGCGTACCGGCCGACCAGGTGCCGGTCGACACCCGTCCCGCGCCGGCGCCCAGCGTCGCGGCAGCGGCCCCCGCGCCCCAGCCGTCCAGCCCGCGCGAGGCGGCGCTGCGCCAGGCCGGCGCAGCGGCGTCGGCACCTGTCGCGGAGCCCGACGACGTCCCCGAGCCGCCGGACCTGCCGCCGTGGGACGTCGAGGAGCAGGTCGGGCGGTCTGCGCCTCCCGAGGACGCCGCGCCGGCCCCGTCGGCGCCCGAGCCTCCGACGCAGCCCCAGCCCCAGCAGCCGCAGCCCCACCAGCCGCCGTCCCCACAGCCCCAGACGCAGCAGCCTCGGCACCGTCCTGAGCCCCCGGCCCAGCAGCCGGCCCCGGCGGCGCCTGCGGCGGGTGGCATGGGGGTGGCCGACGTGCGCCGGCTCTGGCCCGAGGTGCTCGAGGTCATCAAGGGGCTGCGCCGCTTCACCTGGATCATGCTGAGCCAGAACGCGCAGGTGCAGGCGCTCGACGGCCAGACGTTGACGATCGCGCTGGTCAACGCTGGTGCGCGCGACTCGTTCGTCGCGAGCGGGTCGGCCGAGTACGTGCAGCAGGCGCTGCAGCAGGTCATCGGCGTGCAGTGGCGGATCGAGGCGATCGTCGACCCGTCGGTCGACCCGCGCGCGGCCAGCACGCCGCAGCCCTCGGCGCCCGCGGCCCAGCAGGCCGCCCCGGCGCCGTCGGGGCAGGGTCGTGGCGTGGGCGCACCCGAGGCGGTCCGGCAGGCCATGCGCGAGCCGGGCTCGGTGGCACCGCCGGAGGATCCCGACCTCGCGGCGCACCCCGACGACCCGGTCGTCGACCAGGGCGCCGACCCCGAGCAGCTCCTCTCGCGGGAGCTGGGTGCGCGGGTGATCGATGAGATCGACCACGGCTGA
- a CDS encoding chorismate-binding protein has product MTVHRRRLGLDEGPLEVLRRFRGRDRPVALVGAWHQGDALVACDPVRVLDPEVDDPFDLSLPEVALGASSDGAAGFGGGWIGLWGYRLGGRLERVPPARARPVEQPDARLAFYAWVLRRSRGTWWLEWLGDVDVAPVLAALEGPAPGPVAHDVGPLRLVPSPEEHVAAVARAVEHVHAGDLFQVNLCARLEGDVQGHPVDVFCAGAQLLRPAYGAFVGGPAGSGEGVASFSPELFLRRTGHEVLTSPIKGTAPRGVGPQDDAAAAETLAASAKDRAENVMIVDLMRNDLGRVCAPGSVRVPALVRPERHAVWQLVSDVVGRLAPDVDDADLWRATFPPGSVTGAPKVRAMEVAAELEATGREAYTGAIGHVSPLAGLEANVVIRTLEMAQGRVWLGVGGGIVADSDPQAELAEVFVKARPVVEAVGGSLVDDVPRPAPAAPSSPRAARDWSADAGRGVFTTLLVDDGRAVDVASHLARLDASVRAVYGSSVREGLDDAVVRRAASLPPGRHRLRVEAVPLEPSGAADDHAVPVRVRLVDAPLAPAPASWRLVPCEVPGGWGSHKWVDRGPLDPPAGVDELLLVDVDGSVLEGGRTSVFCVLDDGVHTPPLDGRVLPGTQRARVVDALLGAGVPLRQRRLTRSDLAAASEVFVTNALRGVVPVHEVEGVGTWPAPGPLATLLATSLASSLASPHPADCDVLAPGEPDPGPERHGQRGRGRRARVLFVDNYDSFVFNLVQYVRELGADADVVRNDEVDVEQLLAARAAGDLTHVVLSPGPGAPADAGISVDVVRRLGPTTPLLGVCLGHQAIAEAYGARVVRAPQVVHGKPSLVHHDGLGLHAGLPTPLVVARYHSLVAEEASLPTELVVTSRTASGVVMGLRHATHPVEGVQWHPESILTSHGHDLLATFLAGPARPQPPGR; this is encoded by the coding sequence GTGACGGTGCACCGGCGGCGCCTCGGGCTCGACGAGGGTCCGCTGGAGGTGCTGCGACGCTTCCGCGGCCGCGACCGTCCGGTGGCGCTGGTCGGTGCGTGGCACCAGGGCGACGCGCTGGTGGCCTGCGACCCCGTGCGGGTGCTCGACCCCGAGGTCGACGACCCGTTCGACCTGTCGCTGCCCGAGGTCGCGCTCGGGGCGTCGTCCGACGGGGCGGCCGGCTTCGGGGGTGGCTGGATCGGGCTGTGGGGGTACCGCCTCGGCGGGCGGCTGGAGCGGGTGCCACCGGCTCGTGCCCGCCCCGTCGAGCAGCCCGACGCGCGGCTGGCGTTCTACGCGTGGGTGCTGCGACGCAGCCGCGGCACGTGGTGGCTGGAGTGGCTGGGCGACGTCGACGTCGCGCCGGTGCTGGCGGCGCTCGAGGGTCCCGCGCCGGGGCCCGTCGCGCACGACGTCGGCCCGCTGCGGCTGGTGCCGTCGCCCGAGGAGCACGTGGCGGCGGTCGCGCGGGCCGTCGAGCACGTGCACGCGGGCGACCTCTTCCAGGTGAACCTCTGCGCGCGTCTGGAGGGCGACGTGCAGGGTCACCCGGTCGACGTCTTCTGTGCAGGGGCACAGCTCCTCCGCCCGGCCTACGGCGCGTTCGTGGGTGGCCCGGCCGGCAGCGGCGAGGGCGTCGCGTCGTTCTCGCCGGAGCTCTTCCTGCGCCGCACGGGCCACGAGGTGCTGACGTCGCCGATCAAGGGCACCGCGCCGCGCGGCGTCGGGCCGCAGGACGACGCCGCGGCGGCCGAGACGCTCGCGGCCTCGGCGAAGGACCGTGCCGAGAACGTCATGATCGTCGACCTGATGCGCAACGACCTCGGCCGGGTGTGCGCGCCGGGCAGCGTGCGGGTGCCCGCCCTCGTCCGGCCGGAGCGGCACGCCGTGTGGCAGCTGGTCTCCGACGTCGTGGGCCGCCTCGCGCCCGACGTCGACGACGCCGACCTGTGGCGGGCCACGTTCCCCCCGGGGTCGGTCACGGGTGCGCCGAAGGTGCGCGCGATGGAGGTGGCGGCGGAGCTCGAGGCGACCGGGCGGGAGGCGTACACGGGCGCGATCGGCCACGTGAGCCCGCTCGCCGGTCTCGAGGCGAACGTCGTCATCCGCACCCTGGAGATGGCGCAGGGGCGGGTGTGGCTCGGCGTGGGTGGCGGCATCGTCGCCGACTCCGACCCGCAGGCCGAGCTGGCCGAGGTGTTCGTGAAGGCGCGTCCGGTGGTCGAGGCCGTCGGGGGCAGCCTCGTCGACGACGTGCCGCGTCCCGCGCCGGCGGCCCCGTCGTCACCCCGGGCGGCTCGCGACTGGTCGGCCGACGCGGGCCGCGGAGTGTTCACCACCCTGCTCGTCGACGACGGGCGCGCCGTCGACGTCGCGTCGCACCTGGCCCGCCTCGACGCCAGCGTCCGCGCCGTCTACGGCAGCAGCGTCCGGGAGGGGCTCGACGACGCGGTGGTGCGGCGCGCGGCGAGCCTGCCGCCCGGCCGGCACCGCCTGCGGGTCGAGGCGGTGCCTCTCGAGCCGTCGGGCGCCGCTGACGACCACGCCGTGCCGGTGCGGGTCCGGCTCGTCGACGCCCCTCTGGCGCCCGCGCCGGCGTCGTGGCGGCTCGTGCCATGCGAGGTCCCGGGCGGCTGGGGCAGCCACAAGTGGGTCGACCGCGGCCCGCTCGACCCGCCGGCCGGGGTCGACGAGCTGCTGCTGGTCGACGTCGACGGCTCGGTGCTGGAGGGCGGCCGCACCTCCGTGTTCTGCGTGCTCGACGACGGCGTGCACACCCCGCCGCTCGACGGCCGGGTGCTGCCCGGCACCCAGCGCGCACGGGTGGTCGACGCCCTCCTGGGCGCCGGCGTGCCGCTGCGCCAGCGTCGGCTGACGCGCTCCGACCTCGCGGCGGCGTCGGAGGTCTTCGTCACGAACGCGCTGCGCGGCGTCGTGCCGGTGCACGAGGTCGAGGGCGTCGGCACCTGGCCCGCCCCCGGCCCCCTCGCCACCCTCCTCGCCACCTCTCTCGCCTCCTCTCTCGCCTCCCCCCACCCCGCTGACTGTGACGTTCTGGCCCCCGGAGAGCCCGATCCGGGGCCAGAACGTCACGGTCAGCGGGGGAGGGGGCGGAGGGCGAGGGTGCTGTTCGTCGACAACTACGACTCGTTCGTGTTCAACCTCGTGCAGTACGTGCGCGAGCTCGGCGCCGACGCCGACGTCGTCCGCAACGACGAGGTCGACGTCGAGCAGCTCCTCGCCGCGCGGGCCGCGGGCGACCTGACCCACGTGGTGCTGTCGCCGGGTCCCGGCGCACCGGCCGACGCGGGCATCAGCGTCGACGTCGTCCGCCGGCTCGGCCCCACCACGCCGCTGCTCGGCGTGTGCCTCGGCCACCAGGCGATCGCTGAGGCCTACGGGGCGCGCGTGGTCCGCGCGCCTCAGGTGGTGCACGGCAAGCCGTCGCTGGTCCACCACGACGGGCTCGGCCTGCACGCCGGGCTGCCCACGCCCCTCGTCGTCGCCCGCTACCACTCGCTGGTGGCCGAGGAGGCCAGCCTGCCGACGGAGCTCGTCGTCACGAGCCGCACCGCGTCGGGCGTCGTCATGGGCCTGCGGCACGCGACCCATCCGGTCGAGGGCGTGCAGTGGCACCCCGAGTCGATCCTGACCAGCCACGGGCACGACCTGCTCGCCACCTTCCTGGCCGGCCCGGCCCGCCCTCAGCCCCCTGGGCGGTAG
- a CDS encoding acyl-CoA dehydrogenase family protein, with amino-acid sequence MDLTLTDEQAGFRALARDFLDREVVPHRAAWDRAESVDLAIIPKLGEIGFFGLTIPEEYGGVGGDYLTYVLAAEELGRADSAIRGIVSVSSGLFGTSVLRHGTEEQKQRWLPDIAAGRILGCFGLTEPGHGSDAGNLRTRARRDGDDWVIDGSKVFITNGTWADVALVFARTSDDGPRGVSAFLVPTDTPGFEATEIKGKLGLRGQATAALSFDGVRVPADALLGEVGQGFKIAMQTLDKGRVTIAASCVGIVQGCLEETVAYTGQREQFGQPIASYQLVQEMIADMSVDADAARLLTWRAADLMQRGEPYGTAASKAKLFASEAAVRAANLAVQAFGGYGFIDEYPVQKYLRDARVMTLYEGTSQVQKLLVGRAETGINAFV; translated from the coding sequence ATGGACCTGACCCTCACCGACGAGCAGGCCGGATTCCGCGCCCTGGCCCGCGACTTCCTCGACCGGGAGGTCGTGCCGCACCGTGCCGCGTGGGACCGCGCGGAGTCCGTCGACCTCGCGATCATCCCGAAGCTGGGCGAGATCGGGTTCTTCGGCCTGACCATCCCCGAGGAGTACGGCGGCGTCGGCGGCGACTACCTCACCTACGTCCTCGCGGCGGAGGAGCTGGGCCGCGCCGACTCCGCGATCCGCGGCATCGTCTCGGTCTCCTCCGGACTGTTCGGCACGTCGGTCCTGCGGCACGGCACCGAGGAGCAGAAGCAGCGCTGGCTGCCCGACATCGCCGCCGGCCGGATCCTCGGCTGCTTCGGCCTCACCGAGCCCGGCCACGGCTCCGACGCCGGCAACTTGCGCACCCGCGCCCGGCGCGACGGCGACGACTGGGTGATCGACGGTTCCAAGGTGTTCATCACCAACGGCACCTGGGCCGACGTCGCCCTCGTCTTCGCCCGCACCAGCGACGACGGCCCGCGCGGCGTCTCGGCGTTCCTCGTGCCGACCGACACGCCTGGCTTCGAGGCCACGGAGATCAAGGGCAAGCTCGGCCTGCGCGGCCAGGCCACCGCGGCGCTGTCGTTCGACGGTGTCCGCGTGCCCGCCGACGCGCTGCTCGGCGAGGTGGGCCAGGGCTTCAAGATCGCGATGCAGACGCTCGACAAGGGCCGCGTCACGATCGCGGCGAGCTGCGTCGGCATCGTCCAGGGCTGCCTCGAGGAGACCGTCGCGTACACGGGCCAGCGGGAGCAGTTCGGCCAGCCGATCGCGTCGTACCAGCTCGTGCAGGAGATGATCGCCGACATGAGCGTCGACGCCGACGCGGCGCGGCTGCTCACCTGGCGGGCTGCCGACCTCATGCAGCGCGGCGAGCCATACGGGACGGCGGCGTCGAAGGCCAAGCTGTTCGCGTCGGAGGCGGCGGTGCGGGCGGCGAACCTCGCCGTGCAGGCGTTCGGCGGGTACGGCTTCATCGACGAGTACCCGGTGCAGAAGTACCTGCGCGACGCCCGCGTGATGACGCTCTACGAGGGCACCAGCCAGGTGCAGAAGCTGCTGGTCGGGCGGGCCGAGACGGGTATCAACGCGTTCGTCTGA
- the recR gene encoding recombination mediator RecR, which yields MYDGVIQDLIDELGQLPGVGPKSAQRIAFHLLDADPADVRRLAQVLVEVKDKVHFCAVCGNVTVDVECRICSDPRRDATVLCVVEESKDVVAIERTREFRGRYHVLGGAISPIAGVGPDQLRIRELLGRLQDGTVTEVIIATDPNLEGEATATYLIRMLSTLGLRVSKLASGLPVGGDLEYADELTLGRAFEGRTAIAG from the coding sequence GTGTACGACGGAGTGATCCAGGACCTCATCGACGAGCTCGGGCAGCTGCCCGGGGTCGGTCCGAAGAGCGCCCAGCGGATCGCCTTCCACCTGCTCGACGCCGACCCCGCCGACGTCCGTCGTCTGGCGCAGGTCCTCGTGGAGGTCAAGGACAAGGTGCACTTCTGCGCCGTGTGCGGGAACGTCACGGTCGACGTCGAGTGCCGCATCTGCTCCGACCCGCGCCGCGACGCCACCGTGCTGTGCGTGGTGGAGGAGAGCAAGGACGTCGTCGCGATCGAGCGGACCCGCGAGTTCCGCGGCCGCTACCACGTGCTCGGCGGGGCGATCAGCCCGATCGCCGGCGTCGGGCCCGACCAGCTGCGCATCCGCGAGCTGCTCGGGCGCCTGCAGGACGGCACGGTCACCGAGGTGATCATCGCCACCGACCCGAACCTCGAGGGCGAGGCGACCGCCACCTACCTCATCCGGATGCTCAGCACGCTGGGCCTGCGGGTCAGCAAGCTGGCGAGCGGCCTGCCCGTCGGCGGCGACCTCGAGTACGCCGACGAGCTGACGCTCGGCCGCGCGTTCGAGGGCCGCACCGCCATCGCCGGCTGA
- a CDS encoding DUF4328 domain-containing protein, translated as MSDPTPYPRFPSEDDVPEGWGRAPEPVPGATSATPVPAAASGAPGTPEPLGVLTTLTAGFAVLYTLLQLPRYWLARDAADRWTTGAVDGRSPAEFFTPYEVVDMVGLLVLVGGFVVTCLWLWRARVNVDVLSPTSPQARSRGWVWGGWLVPVVNLWFPFQVVRDVLRVRSHHPSSGSRVGWWWGAFIVANVASGVESLLVPTDLESTGVGDLPAFAAVSTVAWVVAGVLWIRVVRAVAADQEELLAGRA; from the coding sequence ATGTCCGACCCGACGCCCTACCCCCGCTTCCCGTCCGAGGACGACGTCCCCGAGGGCTGGGGACGCGCGCCCGAGCCGGTGCCGGGCGCGACGTCCGCGACACCGGTGCCTGCGGCCGCGAGCGGGGCACCCGGCACGCCCGAGCCGCTGGGCGTCCTGACGACCCTGACGGCGGGCTTCGCCGTGCTCTACACGCTGCTCCAGCTGCCCCGGTACTGGCTCGCGCGCGACGCCGCAGACCGGTGGACGACGGGCGCCGTGGACGGCCGGTCGCCCGCGGAGTTCTTCACGCCGTACGAGGTCGTCGACATGGTCGGGCTCCTCGTGCTGGTCGGCGGCTTCGTCGTGACCTGCCTGTGGCTGTGGCGGGCGCGCGTGAACGTCGACGTGCTCTCGCCGACGTCGCCGCAGGCGCGCAGCCGCGGCTGGGTCTGGGGCGGCTGGCTCGTGCCGGTGGTGAACCTCTGGTTCCCCTTCCAGGTGGTGCGCGACGTCCTCCGGGTCCGGTCGCACCACCCGTCGTCCGGGTCCCGCGTCGGCTGGTGGTGGGGCGCGTTCATCGTCGCGAACGTCGCGAGCGGAGTGGAGTCCCTCCTCGTGCCGACGGATCTCGAGTCGACCGGGGTGGGCGACCTCCCGGCCTTCGCCGCCGTCTCGACCGTCGCCTGGGTGGTGGCCGGCGTGCTCTGGATCCGCGTCGTGCGCGCCGTGGCGGCCGACCAGGAGGAGCTGCTGGCCGGTCGAGCCTGA